In a single window of the Acidobacteriota bacterium genome:
- a CDS encoding cytochrome c3 family protein, translating into MTEERSRGSFGDAGLRTAARYIYPRSRNRVVWLGVGLGALAWIILALNLGFGAGSLVANGTLSSAHAVLDTRCVECHTPFEGVGAPTCSACHERFDDPIGAYTFNAHYVYASGDRTRAFGRENETTCAACHQEHRGRQADLLATVSDAACASCHEIDGFGDDHPEFAFAAEAIPDDAGLSFSHIRHVDLVLDDRDSENVEVACLACHEPTADARAFQPIRFDNACGDCHLTAGDESAELPVQPRRRPLVRPAGDGVVLALGVETLETVRLRMGPGEQWADRMSAAHFDVDDGLVVKTGIVHADPWVLHNLRRLRRAIYPSGGLADLLVASADVAPSDEQELYDEALTTLRTYADGLRGRDEDWVQAALFEFDQIAGALERRVSDPNTTLNDTRFRLNARDPRLTDAQLEEIDRFAAEVAQPCIACHTVERATIRRVRQQQQVLRRARFDHGAHVIQRGCLDCHTRIPFSDHLGADETIDPILDNAAIQNVPAIATCRQCHLPDVAADRCITCHEFHPDRDVHSRLLP; encoded by the coding sequence ATGACCGAGGAGCGCAGCAGAGGATCGTTTGGCGACGCGGGGCTTCGGACCGCAGCGCGGTACATCTACCCGCGCAGTCGCAACCGCGTCGTTTGGCTCGGTGTGGGGCTGGGCGCGCTCGCGTGGATCATCCTGGCGTTGAACCTGGGATTCGGAGCCGGCAGTCTCGTGGCGAACGGGACACTTTCGTCCGCGCACGCGGTGCTGGACACGCGTTGTGTCGAGTGTCACACCCCCTTCGAGGGGGTTGGCGCCCCGACGTGTTCGGCGTGTCACGAGAGATTCGACGACCCGATCGGCGCCTACACCTTCAATGCGCACTATGTGTACGCGTCCGGCGACCGGACGCGCGCCTTCGGCCGCGAGAACGAGACGACGTGCGCTGCCTGCCACCAGGAGCATCGCGGACGGCAGGCCGATCTGCTGGCCACGGTGTCCGATGCGGCGTGCGCGAGTTGCCACGAGATCGACGGATTCGGCGACGACCATCCGGAGTTCGCCTTCGCGGCCGAGGCCATACCGGATGACGCCGGACTGTCCTTTTCCCACATCAGGCATGTCGATCTCGTGCTCGACGATCGCGACAGCGAGAACGTAGAGGTGGCGTGCCTTGCCTGCCACGAGCCGACGGCGGACGCCCGCGCGTTTCAACCAATCCGGTTCGACAATGCCTGCGGAGACTGCCACCTGACCGCCGGCGACGAATCGGCCGAGCTTCCGGTGCAGCCCCGCCGCCGGCCGCTCGTGCGCCCCGCCGGAGACGGCGTGGTGTTGGCGCTCGGGGTGGAGACGCTCGAAACGGTGCGCCTGAGGATGGGCCCGGGCGAACAGTGGGCCGATCGGATGAGCGCTGCCCATTTCGACGTCGACGACGGCCTCGTCGTCAAGACCGGAATCGTCCACGCGGATCCGTGGGTGCTTCACAATCTGCGGCGGCTGCGTAGAGCGATCTATCCTTCCGGCGGTCTCGCCGACCTGCTGGTCGCATCAGCCGATGTCGCCCCGTCCGACGAGCAGGAGCTGTACGACGAGGCTCTGACAACGCTGCGAACGTACGCTGATGGGTTGCGCGGGCGAGACGAGGATTGGGTGCAGGCCGCTCTGTTCGAGTTCGACCAGATAGCGGGCGCACTCGAGCGGCGTGTCTCCGATCCGAATACCACGCTCAACGACACGCGGTTTCGATTGAACGCACGGGATCCACGGCTGACGGATGCGCAGTTGGAAGAGATCGACCGCTTCGCGGCGGAGGTCGCGCAGCCGTGCATCGCGTGCCACACGGTCGAGCGCGCGACGATTCGCCGGGTGCGACAGCAACAGCAGGTACTCCGGAGGGCCAGGTTCGACCATGGCGCGCACGTCATTCAACGGGGTTGCCTGGATTGCCATACTCGAATCCCGTTCAGCGACCATCTGGGCGCCGATGAGACGATCGATCCCATTCTGGACAACGCGGCGATCCAGAATGTCCCGGCGATCGCTACCTGCCGGCAGTGTCACCTGCCCGATGTAGCGGCTGACCGCTGCATCACCTGCCACGAGTTCCACCCGGACCGCGACGTCCACTCCCGACTGCTGCCCTGA
- a CDS encoding cyclic nucleotide-binding domain-containing protein has translation MSEETIYRRDQQHRDRWSIFGAESGIQQLSQRLSASDLKRYEVFADFKDQILETISPDVSVARWREGAVVFEEGSYIDVAFFLVKGAAAAYLSKHVEPEPPTGGSQSDAASAGDLELAPAMPSETVYFQQSQRGGQAPGATTFLSAMDFDLGAEDDVATLGPGEFFGEIGALNGWPQSVTVKTLSPCVIVQIRLPALRLLKRQSSAFRKKIEAVYRERALLPQLRACPVFSSCPETLIARLAERVELVSCKPGETVVEEGAPVDALYLVRSGFMRLSRRMGQGQATVTYLSKGMSVGEVELLIDGLERARFTVSSVGYGELVRIAWTDLQEVLRDAPVSEQELWRAAVARIKETGARLADPRSSEFVEFALDKGLVEGNSILVMNLDVCTRCDDCVRACADTHGGRPRFVREGDRYDNLLIAKSCYHCQDPVCLIGCPTGAIRRANVGDVVEIKEQICIGCATCHDNCPYDAIVMQDTGTTWPDDALPKALRGTPRAVASKCDLCYTSSAGPACVRNCPHHCAFRVGSIDEFRALQRTVGQ, from the coding sequence ATGAGCGAAGAAACCATCTATCGCCGGGACCAACAGCACCGCGACCGCTGGAGCATTTTCGGCGCCGAGAGCGGGATCCAGCAACTCTCGCAGCGCCTGAGCGCAAGCGATCTCAAACGCTACGAGGTCTTCGCGGATTTCAAGGATCAGATTCTCGAGACGATCAGTCCCGATGTATCCGTCGCCCGCTGGCGGGAGGGCGCGGTAGTGTTCGAGGAAGGCAGCTACATCGACGTTGCGTTCTTCCTGGTCAAGGGTGCAGCGGCGGCCTATCTGTCGAAGCATGTCGAGCCCGAACCGCCCACCGGCGGCTCGCAGTCGGACGCGGCGTCTGCCGGCGACCTGGAGTTGGCGCCTGCGATGCCGAGCGAGACAGTCTACTTCCAGCAGAGTCAACGTGGGGGACAGGCGCCCGGTGCGACGACGTTTCTCTCGGCGATGGATTTCGACCTGGGCGCCGAGGACGATGTCGCGACCCTTGGGCCGGGCGAGTTCTTCGGCGAGATCGGCGCGTTGAACGGATGGCCTCAGTCGGTGACGGTCAAGACCCTCTCGCCGTGCGTCATCGTTCAGATTCGCTTGCCCGCCCTGCGCCTGCTCAAGCGGCAGTCGAGCGCCTTCAGGAAGAAGATCGAGGCCGTCTACCGCGAGCGTGCGCTGCTGCCGCAGCTGCGCGCCTGTCCCGTCTTCAGCTCGTGTCCGGAAACGCTGATCGCCAGGCTCGCCGAACGAGTCGAGCTGGTGTCGTGCAAGCCGGGCGAGACCGTCGTGGAGGAGGGCGCTCCGGTCGATGCGCTGTATCTGGTCCGATCGGGATTCATGCGGCTGTCGCGACGAATGGGGCAGGGGCAGGCCACCGTCACCTACCTCTCGAAGGGAATGAGCGTCGGCGAGGTCGAACTGCTCATCGATGGTCTGGAGCGCGCCCGCTTCACGGTGTCGTCCGTGGGGTACGGGGAACTGGTCAGGATCGCCTGGACCGATCTGCAAGAGGTGCTTCGCGACGCGCCGGTGAGCGAGCAGGAGCTCTGGCGCGCCGCGGTTGCACGGATCAAGGAGACGGGCGCCCGTCTCGCCGACCCGCGCTCTTCGGAGTTCGTCGAGTTCGCGCTCGACAAGGGGTTGGTGGAAGGCAACAGTATCCTCGTGATGAACCTCGACGTCTGCACGCGTTGCGACGACTGCGTGCGCGCGTGCGCCGACACCCACGGCGGTCGACCGAGGTTCGTGCGCGAGGGCGATCGGTACGACAACCTGCTGATCGCAAAATCCTGCTATCACTGCCAGGATCCGGTGTGTCTGATCGGCTGCCCGACGGGCGCCATTCGGCGCGCCAACGTGGGGGACGTCGTGGAGATCAAGGAGCAGATCTGCATCGGATGCGCTACCTGCCACGACAACTGCCCGTACGACGCCATCGTGATGCAGGACACCGGGACGACCTGGCCGGACGACGCGTTGCCCAAGGCGCTTCGCGGGACGCCGCGCGCCGTCGCCAGCAAGTGCGACCTCTGCTACACGTCGTCGGCCGGCCCCGCCTGCGTGCGCAACTGCCCTCATCACTGCGCCTTCCGAGTCGGCTCTATCGATGAGTTCCGCGCGCTTCAGCGGACGGTCGGCCAATGA